A part of Tigriopus californicus strain San Diego chromosome 10, Tcal_SD_v2.1, whole genome shotgun sequence genomic DNA contains:
- the LOC131889232 gene encoding trypsin-1-like, with amino-acid sequence MKLFLVLVSVGLAAAARVPNTQSLMFPLGLNRIVGGEEATLGEFPWQVSIREFADTQLLHICGGSIMNEKWIITAAHCCSGFPSLFHVTSGDVDTLSDEGTEQHIEVEAIHRHPDYSSSGYANDICLLELAASFTFDEFVAPVALPEPLQQTDNGTMLTVTGFGVKIEGGLFPATTLMKVDVPVVADDVCKEAYSGFGGEVIDSMICAGYLEEGGFDACQGDSGGPYVISGSNVQVGVVSWGKGCAEAGYPGVNTEVSYFVDWIQETIGA; translated from the exons ATGAAGTTGTTTCTCGTCTTAGTGAGTGTCGGTTTGGCCGCAGCGGCAAGGG TTCCTAACACCCAATCCCTGATGTTCCCCTTGGGCTTGAATCGTATTGTGGGCGGGGAAGAAGCTACTTTGGGCGAGTTTCCATGGCAGGTATCCATTCGGGAATTTGCTGACACCCAACTTTTGCACATTTGTGGAGgttccatcatgaatgagaAGTGGATCATCACGGCTGCTCATTGTTGTTCCGGGTTTCCCTCGTTGTTCCACGTCACTTCAGGAGATGTGGACACTCTTTCCGATGAAGGTACCGAGCAACATATCGAAGTGGAGGCCATTCACAGACATCCCGACTACAGTAGCTCCGGATACGCCAACGATATCTGTCTCTTGGAATTGGCCGCGTCTTTCACCTTTGACGAGTTTGTTGCTCCGGTAGCTTTGCCGGAACCTTTGCAGCAAACTGACAATGGAACCATGCTCACCGTCACTGGCTTTGGGGTCAAGATC GAGGGTGGCTTGTTCCCCGCAACAACTCTGATGAAAGTGGACGTGCCCGTTGTGGCCGATGATGTCTGTAAGGAAGCTTACAGCGGATTTGGCGGAGAGGTCATCGATAGCATGATTTGTGCTGGATATCTTGAGGAGGGCGGTTTCGACGCTTGTCAAGGTGATAGTGGTGGACCTTACGTTATTTCTGGATCCAACGTTCAAGTTGGTGTCGTGAGTTGGGGCAAGGGATGTGCTGAGGCAGGATATCCAGGAGTTAACACGGAAGTCTCTTATTTCGTGGATTGGATCCAAGAGACTATTGGCGCCTAA